CAACcttatcatcttcatcatcatcatggaagAAAGACCTTCCAGTGCAATTTGGCATCCCCATTCCCATTATCTGTGATTGGTTAAACCAGCATTGGGAGGGCAGCTTGGATGAGCTTAACAAGCCAAAGTTACCACTAATTCGGTTGATGTCCACAGGACAGAAGAGTGAacattcttgtgcttccttcaCAATGCGACAAGTATTCAAATCAACAGAAGGTGAAAATGATAACACCCCATCTTCTTCAAATATTATATCAGGACAACAGGATCACCCAGGACCAAGCTGTTCTGCTGCTGCAAATGTATGCCAAGTGGAGAACTCTGTTACTGGCTTGCGTTCTACTATTCATGAGCAAGGGATTCCAACACCTGAGATTTATGAATCCCCAAGATTGACCTCAGTTCCTTTTCGAAAGAAGGAAAACACCCAAATCCAGCTTCTAGATATTAATTTCCCACCAAGTGCTCCCAAAGCTATAGTCTTGCCACGGGTCACTAAAAGGTTTCCACCAAGCTCTGATGGAAATTCTGTTGGGGAACTTGCTTTGCAAAATTCATTGAAAGAAGACAACCCAATTGGGAATAGAGGAGCCCCCAATCCTGGTGGAGATGCTGAATTATCAATTGGTTCCATTAATGGGGACCACAGTGAAGTCCAGTCCAGTTCATCTCCAATAGGGGTCTCAGAGTGGCAGAATGAAGAGCATGGATTCCATGCTGAATATAGCAGCGAGGGAGAGACCATGTACTCAGCTGAAACAGCAGAGAGCCGGAACTACCCTAGTCCTAAGGTGGAAAAGTTTCAACCAGTGTTGAGGACCCACAGCTGTGGAACTTACAACAGATGGGATACCACTCAAAGAAATCCAGTTGCACGCAGGGCATCATTGGATAATCAACAGAGCTTCATCCGGGGAAGGAAAATGCATTCACAGGGAGCAACACCTCAGAGGGGCAATGATTACTTCAACCCCACTGTTTCCTCAATCATGAAGAAGCGTAGCAATTCAGAGCAGCTGAACAAACCCTGCCATAGTGCAGTTCACTCGTCTCCAAGATGGATGTTTTGATCAAACCTCATACTGTATAACAACTGGGAAGAATTGAGGAAATCATCAAAGAGTCCTCCTCTAGTATCCATCTGGCATAATGGAAATTCATGCCAACCTGCTCTGTTTTTACTTAATAGTCAAGctgattttttaattttatgtgcAGAACAGTAgataaataaacaaattttGCTCAGGAGAGGTATCATCTTGTTGGAAATAGTCTCCTTGTGGACATTGCCATACAACTTGTTTCTTTACAGGCATATACTCATTTCTTTATTGTCATCTTTGATCGCTTGCTACATTTTGCACATGCTGGAGGCTGGACCAAACTGAATATATTAATATTCTAGAACCTGGTCTTATCCCATATGCCATATGAGTTATAAATTCATTAATTGTTTCATGAAACCAAAGACATTATACATAAAgtcatcttcctcatcattACAACCTTATACTAGCTCTCGgcaaaaaaagggcatacccagtgcacaagactCCTGTCATTGTGGGGTCTGGgaaaggtcataatgtatgcagccttacctttACTTTcgtagagaggttgtttccagacttaaacccgtgatcacttggtcacaatggagcaacctagcTATTGGCAGTTATCCATTAAAACCTTGATGAATTATTTCCACTTCAAAAGCCACATTCAATCAAATTAGGGCCTGTGAATAAGTAGtactttcaaaattaaaaatagaaaagagaataatATATACCTATAACCCCaggatcatggcaaaaagaaaagagaaatggatCATTCCATTGCACAAATGAAATTTTATATGGTACACATGGAAAGATCACCAGTTGATCCAGATAAAATTTTCTCAATGTCCACTGCTCAGTTCTATCACTGGAGCAAAATCTGGAAACTGGTCTTTTTCCCGCAAAATCTGGAAATTGGTCCTATTTCCGTGTTGCACGCCAATTTGCACCTTGAGAACTGAAGTGAATTCTTTTAAATAACCTTAAAGCATCGTTACCTTGGGTTTGAAGGCTTTGACCATATTAGGATCAATTGTACTTAGTCTGTGGATTGGCTTCTTTATAGAGAACAACTGACCGTTCAAACTGGTGTGactttttgagttttttcttcTAGCACAGGTTAATATTGCTTTttaatatgagagagagagagtcgtttgCTGATATTAATCAGAGGCAAGGTCagcgttctctgtgggggagcatggcccctgtGCGCACAGGGCTAATGAAAACATGTGCGTTAGTATCATGGAAGgcaggatttctgcctttcatgtgGGGTGGGGTAGTCATTTCGCCCCCTTTGTGTCTAAGCATGGATAGTTTATCTAATAAGTGACTTGCTAGAAGGTTTTTCTAGGTGGCCCAAATATTTGCTATCTGAAGCTTGGATGGGGGCCATATTTTGTGAAGAAGTAGGCCCAAGGTCCCATCAGCACATGTATAGTTTCAACCTTGGCCAAGTTGCAAAATAAAGCTCCAAAGTCCAGCAAGTGAATTGTGCATGCTAGTATATATGAttggatttgaatttgaaaactGATGCTGATTATTCAAATGGTTGGAATTGTCACATCACCGTTCTACATGGCCCAAATGAAGCATACTACCAAGTGATTTTTCCTATGTGGAacatccaaaaaattatttcaaactaataaataagaagaaaaggcaAAACGGGGAAATATTCTCAATCATCAATTTAATGCATAGCACAACACGTAGCATGGTTTGTTGGTGCCTTGCAAGTGGAGTGTAGGCTCCCAAGAGGTCATGGATTTGACTCTCATCTTCCTTGTGTCTTAAGGCAACgtctcttccccctcccccccccccccaacaccctGTACTTCCCCCCGTACTATCTATAGTCTAGTAGTTGCAATTAAAGTCCCATGGGGCATTGTTAAATAGGGTggatccaaaacaaaacaaaaaaaaacataaccaGAGCCACTATCAAAAATGAAGTTAAGAAAATTGTGGGAAGAAAGCAAGGGCGAAAAAAATATGAAGTTCTTTATAACAATctaagaaggaaaggaaaaaaactatctataagatagctaaaacgAGGataaggaagagtagagatctcgaccatgttacatgtattaaaagtgaagatagTAAAATATTAATAAGAAATTAGGACATTAAGAAGAGATGAAAATGTTATTTGCAATACTGTCCCGTAAGATTATTttacccatcaagacaccacatgtcgtagttatatatgaaa
The sequence above is a segment of the Telopea speciosissima isolate NSW1024214 ecotype Mountain lineage chromosome 7, Tspe_v1, whole genome shotgun sequence genome. Coding sequences within it:
- the LOC122667108 gene encoding uncharacterized protein LOC122667108 isoform X1 → MRILGESSWCFCNGGGRSERMKSSIFCNKGAAMARVGCGTGFLIHKNLLLSTHVNLPSVSAGDGLEIRLQDRVAAKLFPHRFFITSSVLDLTIVGIDAIDGDSNAQGHQPQCLKTCSNPTLDLGSVVYLLGYTDKKELKVGEGKVVIATDNLIKVSTDGITWSPGSAGFDAQGNLAFMVCDPMKLATSPTVKSTPTLSSSSSSWKKDLPVQFGIPIPIICDWLNQHWEGSLDELNKPKLPLIRLMSTGQKSEHSCASFTMRQVFKSTEGENDNTPSSSNIISGQQDHPGPSCSAAANVCQVENSVTGLRSTIHEQGIPTPEIYESPRLTSVPFRKKENTQIQLLDINFPPSAPKAIVLPRVTKRFPPSSDGNSVGELALQNSLKEDNPIGNRGAPNPGGDAELSIGSINGDHSEVQSSSSPIGVSEWQNEEHGFHAEYSSEGETMYSAETAESRNYPSPKVEKFQPVLRTHSCGTYNRWDTTQRNPVARRASLDNQQSFIRGRKMHSQGATPQRGNDYFNPTVSSIMKKRSNSEQLNKPCHSAVHSSPRWMF
- the LOC122667108 gene encoding uncharacterized protein LOC122667108 isoform X2, whose product is MGWRSGCRTVLLQSFFLTDAIDGDSNAQGHQPQCLKTCSNPTLDLGSVVYLLGYTDKKELKVGEGKVVIATDNLIKVSTDGITWSPGSAGFDAQGNLAFMVCDPMKLATSPTVKSTPTLSSSSSSWKKDLPVQFGIPIPIICDWLNQHWEGSLDELNKPKLPLIRLMSTGQKSEHSCASFTMRQVFKSTEGENDNTPSSSNIISGQQDHPGPSCSAAANVCQVENSVTGLRSTIHEQGIPTPEIYESPRLTSVPFRKKENTQIQLLDINFPPSAPKAIVLPRVTKRFPPSSDGNSVGELALQNSLKEDNPIGNRGAPNPGGDAELSIGSINGDHSEVQSSSSPIGVSEWQNEEHGFHAEYSSEGETMYSAETAESRNYPSPKVEKFQPVLRTHSCGTYNRWDTTQRNPVARRASLDNQQSFIRGRKMHSQGATPQRGNDYFNPTVSSIMKKRSNSEQLNKPCHSAVHSSPRWMF